From Halobacteriovorax sp. GB3, a single genomic window includes:
- a CDS encoding flagellar basal body-associated FliL family protein yields the protein MNVMTGNNAIDKVLTLLTLLASLVTMGLFVYTEVIYTPPVPSEKAEKEKLMSDSESYNYPSTTKMDKLIINLESRTKRLRFLEVEVNFVTFKQSQSQSIIDSKAIINDTLIRLANEMTPEELNSISGKILFENRVKKSINKYFQKPTVKEIHFSKFIVQ from the coding sequence ATGAATGTTATGACTGGAAATAATGCAATTGATAAAGTTCTTACTCTTCTCACTCTACTCGCAAGCCTTGTGACGATGGGCCTCTTTGTCTACACGGAAGTGATCTACACACCGCCTGTTCCTTCTGAGAAAGCTGAGAAAGAAAAGCTCATGAGCGATAGCGAAAGTTACAACTACCCTAGTACAACTAAGATGGATAAATTGATTATCAACTTAGAATCTAGAACGAAGAGGCTTCGCTTTTTGGAAGTGGAAGTGAACTTTGTAACTTTCAAACAATCTCAATCACAAAGTATTATAGACAGCAAGGCCATTATAAATGACACGCTCATTCGCCTTGCCAATGAAATGACTCCTGAAGAACTCAATTCAATCTCAGGTAAAATTCTTTTTGAAAATCGCGTAAAGAAGAGCATCAACAAGTATTTTCAAAAACCGACTGTCAAAGAAATTCACTTCTCGAAATTCATCGTACAATAA
- the mce gene encoding methylmalonyl-CoA epimerase, with protein sequence MLDKDCILDHVAVAVKDLEKSVKIYEDMGLSFSKEREVVESQGVTTAFAAMDENAHLELLCPYGEDGPIHKYLAKKGEGIHHMCFKVPDVEKKCQELREKGYVLLYEKPTVGAGNCLVNFVHPKSTGGVLLEISQKLK encoded by the coding sequence ATGCTAGATAAAGATTGTATATTGGATCACGTTGCTGTTGCCGTGAAAGATTTAGAAAAATCAGTTAAAATTTATGAAGATATGGGCCTGAGCTTTTCAAAAGAAAGAGAAGTCGTCGAGTCTCAAGGGGTGACGACGGCCTTTGCGGCCATGGATGAAAATGCTCACCTTGAACTTCTTTGTCCTTACGGCGAAGATGGACCTATCCATAAATATCTCGCTAAAAAAGGCGAGGGGATTCACCATATGTGTTTTAAAGTTCCAGACGTTGAGAAAAAATGTCAGGAATTGCGCGAAAAAGGTTATGTTCTTCTCTATGAAAAACCAACTGTTGGCGCTGGAAATTGTCTCGTCAATTTCGTACACCCAAAATCAACTGGTGGAGTTCTTTTAGAGATTTCTCAAAAACTTAAATAG
- the ald gene encoding alanine dehydrogenase: protein MRIGVPKEIKNNENRVGLVPGGVRQLVMDGNEVFVETNAGSGIGIDDEAYVKAGATILGSLEEVFEKSDMIIKVKEPQPREIACLKPHHILYTYLHLAADPEQTKGLMDSGATCIAYETIQPEDGSLPLLTPMSEVAGRMATQIGASYLQKDHGGKGILLGGVPGTRRAKVTVIGCGVAGTNAIKMAMGMGADVTAIDLSARRLAELDDLFDNRITTLYSNLENIESSVINSDLVIGAVLIPGAKAPKLVTRDMISKMEKGSVVVDIAVDQGGCIETCKPTTHQNPTFLVDDVVHYCVANMPGAVAQTSTYALTNVTLNYARMIAKFGVDEAARKDAAFKKGINVYKGGLVYKQVAEDLELPYTELNI, encoded by the coding sequence ATGAGAATTGGTGTTCCTAAGGAAATCAAAAACAATGAAAATAGAGTTGGACTTGTTCCAGGTGGAGTAAGACAACTTGTTATGGATGGAAATGAAGTATTTGTTGAAACAAATGCTGGTTCAGGAATTGGAATTGATGATGAAGCTTATGTAAAAGCTGGTGCTACAATTCTTGGTTCTCTTGAAGAAGTTTTCGAAAAATCAGATATGATCATTAAGGTAAAAGAACCTCAACCAAGAGAGATCGCTTGCCTTAAGCCTCATCATATTCTTTACACATACCTTCACCTTGCTGCTGATCCTGAGCAAACAAAAGGGCTCATGGACTCTGGAGCAACTTGTATTGCTTACGAGACGATTCAACCAGAAGATGGATCACTTCCACTTCTAACTCCAATGTCTGAAGTTGCAGGAAGAATGGCCACACAAATTGGTGCTTCTTACCTTCAAAAAGATCACGGAGGAAAAGGAATCCTTCTTGGTGGTGTACCAGGTACAAGAAGAGCGAAAGTAACCGTTATTGGTTGTGGAGTTGCAGGAACAAATGCGATCAAGATGGCCATGGGAATGGGTGCTGATGTAACAGCAATTGATCTTTCAGCAAGACGTCTTGCTGAATTAGATGACCTCTTTGATAACAGAATCACAACTCTTTATTCAAACTTAGAAAATATCGAAAGTTCAGTAATTAATTCTGACCTCGTTATTGGTGCGGTTCTTATTCCAGGTGCCAAAGCTCCTAAGCTTGTAACAAGAGACATGATCTCGAAAATGGAAAAGGGATCTGTTGTAGTCGATATCGCTGTAGACCAAGGTGGATGTATTGAAACTTGTAAGCCGACGACTCACCAAAACCCAACGTTCCTAGTAGATGACGTTGTTCACTACTGTGTTGCCAATATGCCAGGTGCTGTTGCTCAAACTTCAACTTATGCTCTTACAAACGTAACATTAAATTATGCAAGAATGATTGCAAAATTTGGTGTTGACGAAGCAGCAAGAAAAGATGCAGCTTTTAAGAAAGGGATCAACGTATACAAAGGTGGACTTGTCTATAAGCAAGTTGCTGAAGATCTCGAACTGCCATATACAGAATTAAATATCTAA
- a CDS encoding M14 family metallopeptidase → MKLTTMTLSLLLSYSAFAHDPSDAIKTTVHLKNYHTDMQKIQKLDFDVAGVDIKNKVVDLLLTKDQIEKIQELGFVYQVDWKKERKALDEGYKTHQEIESILKEYVRRFPKIAKIYKIGKSFENRDILALKISDHVEKDEIDEPSILFNSMHHAREVMSPEVSLDIIDQLLTQYESNQTYRGYVDRSEIWVVPMLNVDGNAKVWDGSRMWRKNTRLSNGVDINRNYPYKWGECRGSSGSAWSQTYRGPSAQSEPETKALMGLVKKIRPVFNISYHAYSEIVIYPQGCKGQRANNKEIVEPIGKEMGRLIDYQAGTAWELLYSVDGSDIDWMHDAYQVIPYVVEVNSRREGFQPNYEQWRDKTVERNRAAWQYLFERLHGPAASGVVPAKYKKDARIHVYNNENQLMQIYRVNDDGSFHIILNEGKYRFELHTNKKQHASIVANVAKSNFQLNF, encoded by the coding sequence ATGAAGCTTACGACAATGACTTTGTCATTACTACTTTCCTATAGTGCATTTGCTCACGATCCAAGTGATGCCATAAAAACTACAGTGCATTTAAAAAACTATCATACAGACATGCAGAAAATTCAAAAACTTGACTTCGATGTCGCCGGTGTCGATATAAAGAATAAAGTAGTCGATCTCTTGTTAACAAAGGATCAAATTGAAAAAATTCAAGAACTAGGATTCGTTTATCAAGTAGACTGGAAAAAAGAACGCAAGGCCCTTGATGAAGGCTATAAAACACACCAAGAAATTGAAAGTATATTAAAAGAATACGTTAGGCGATTTCCAAAGATTGCAAAAATCTACAAAATAGGAAAGTCTTTCGAAAATCGAGATATACTGGCCCTCAAAATTTCAGATCATGTAGAAAAAGATGAAATCGATGAACCAAGCATTCTTTTCAACAGTATGCACCATGCAAGAGAAGTTATGTCACCAGAAGTGAGCCTCGATATTATCGATCAACTTCTCACTCAATATGAGTCTAACCAAACTTATCGCGGGTACGTAGATAGAAGTGAAATCTGGGTTGTTCCAATGCTCAACGTGGACGGAAATGCTAAAGTTTGGGATGGCTCACGAATGTGGAGAAAGAATACTCGCCTATCAAACGGGGTAGATATTAATAGAAACTATCCTTACAAGTGGGGAGAATGCCGAGGTTCAAGTGGTTCAGCATGGTCACAAACTTATCGTGGACCGAGTGCCCAGTCAGAGCCTGAAACAAAGGCCCTCATGGGACTCGTTAAAAAGATTCGTCCCGTCTTTAACATCAGTTATCACGCCTATAGTGAAATCGTGATTTACCCACAAGGATGTAAAGGACAGAGGGCCAATAACAAAGAAATCGTTGAACCAATTGGAAAAGAAATGGGTCGACTCATTGATTACCAAGCGGGAACAGCATGGGAGCTCCTCTACTCAGTCGATGGTTCAGATATCGATTGGATGCATGATGCCTATCAGGTCATCCCTTATGTTGTGGAAGTGAACTCTAGACGTGAAGGATTCCAGCCTAATTATGAACAGTGGCGCGATAAAACAGTAGAGAGAAACCGTGCAGCTTGGCAGTATCTCTTTGAAAGACTTCATGGACCGGCCGCTTCAGGAGTCGTTCCAGCAAAGTACAAAAAAGATGCTCGCATTCATGTGTACAATAACGAGAATCAATTGATGCAGATTTATCGCGTAAACGACGATGGGAGCTTTCATATTATTCTCAATGAAGGAAAGTATCGCTTTGAGCTTCATACAAATAAAAAACAACATGCATCAATAGTTGCCAATGTAGCTAAAAGCAATTTTCAGCTCAACTTTTAG
- a CDS encoding mechanosensitive ion channel family protein — translation MKELSLDKIWQQVSANFAESAIKVITALILFYIGIKVINVLLVGTKKFFEKKKIEKTLSSFFVVCFSAILKVALVISLLGYVGIDTTSFAALLASAGLAIGFALKGSLSSLAGGVMIVAFKPFKVGEFIQAQGESGTVKEILLMNTMLTTADNKTIFLPNGPLATGKVVNFSRQDTRRVDLVFGIGYDDDLKKAKDLLLQIANEEERVLKDQPIVVAVNELADSSVNFVFRVFVNKADYWAVYWDTVEKVKLTFDAEGVSIPFPQRDVHVYNK, via the coding sequence ATGAAAGAATTATCACTCGATAAAATTTGGCAACAAGTGAGTGCTAACTTTGCCGAAAGTGCTATTAAAGTTATCACCGCCCTTATTCTTTTCTATATCGGAATTAAGGTCATCAATGTCCTTTTAGTTGGCACTAAGAAATTTTTTGAAAAAAAGAAAATTGAAAAGACGTTGAGTAGTTTCTTTGTCGTTTGTTTTTCTGCAATTCTCAAAGTAGCACTTGTTATTTCACTTCTAGGATATGTTGGCATTGATACAACATCATTTGCTGCACTTCTTGCTTCGGCTGGTCTTGCTATTGGTTTTGCTTTGAAAGGCTCTCTTTCAAGCCTTGCTGGTGGAGTGATGATCGTTGCGTTCAAGCCATTTAAGGTGGGAGAGTTTATTCAGGCTCAAGGTGAAAGTGGAACAGTAAAAGAAATTCTTCTCATGAATACAATGCTAACGACTGCAGATAATAAAACAATCTTTCTTCCAAATGGTCCATTGGCCACGGGGAAAGTTGTAAACTTCTCTCGCCAAGACACTCGTCGAGTCGATCTCGTTTTTGGAATTGGTTATGATGACGATCTTAAAAAAGCAAAAGATCTTCTTCTACAAATTGCTAATGAAGAAGAGAGAGTTTTAAAAGATCAGCCAATCGTTGTTGCTGTAAACGAGCTCGCTGATAGTTCGGTTAATTTCGTCTTTCGCGTCTTTGTAAATAAGGCCGATTATTGGGCGGTTTATTGGGATACAGTAGAGAAGGTTAAGTTAACTTTTGATGCTGAGGGAGTTTCGATTCCTTTCCCACAAAGAGATGTGCACGTTTATAATAAATAA
- a CDS encoding cation:proton antiporter, with protein MKLLSSEVQYLILFVSVIILPKLLLRFRIPVGITCLSLGFFTTAFLNWFQGDQLLLMLSRLGITSLFLFAGMEIELDELKKDGKTLSMDLLKSTVLLFAIAYGLTFFFDLSYRAAIILSLGLMTPSTGFILNSLKNYTFSAGEEYWIRSKAIAKEIVAILILFVALQSSSWQDFLVSKAVLVLLIVFLPLLFKFFLRIVAPYAPDTEVGFLILVALISGVVTKKIGTYYLVGAFIVGIVAGNFKHFISKDNHENILRSLSVFFSFFVPFYFYKAGLTITTEMFSMKGLIIGLVFLLVFLAIRVLSVFVTVKYFIPDFWKNRLSISMSLLPTLIFGLVIVSILRERFDVSPEILSGLIVYTVVSSLIPSFVFEKAPPVFHDTSMGR; from the coding sequence TTGAAACTACTTTCTTCTGAAGTCCAATACCTGATTTTATTTGTCAGTGTTATTATTTTACCTAAGCTCTTACTCCGATTTAGAATTCCTGTTGGAATTACATGTCTATCCTTAGGTTTTTTTACAACGGCGTTTCTCAATTGGTTTCAAGGCGACCAACTTCTTTTAATGCTCTCTAGACTTGGAATTACTTCTCTTTTTCTCTTTGCAGGGATGGAGATCGAATTAGATGAGCTTAAAAAAGATGGGAAAACCCTTAGTATGGACCTACTAAAGTCTACGGTTCTTCTGTTTGCCATAGCCTATGGACTGACCTTCTTTTTTGATCTCAGTTACCGTGCTGCCATTATTTTATCTTTAGGACTGATGACGCCTTCAACTGGCTTTATCTTAAACTCTCTTAAAAATTATACGTTTTCCGCCGGTGAAGAATATTGGATTCGATCGAAGGCCATTGCTAAAGAGATTGTGGCGATCTTAATTCTCTTTGTTGCGCTTCAGTCGAGCTCTTGGCAAGACTTTCTTGTTTCAAAGGCCGTCTTGGTCTTATTAATTGTCTTTCTACCTCTGTTATTTAAATTTTTCTTACGTATAGTTGCCCCTTATGCTCCCGATACTGAAGTAGGCTTTCTTATTCTAGTCGCTCTTATTAGTGGTGTTGTGACTAAGAAAATTGGGACTTACTATCTTGTTGGAGCCTTTATTGTAGGAATTGTGGCAGGGAATTTTAAACACTTTATCTCTAAAGATAATCACGAAAATATTTTACGATCTCTTAGCGTCTTCTTCTCATTCTTTGTTCCGTTTTATTTCTATAAAGCTGGACTTACAATTACAACAGAGATGTTTTCAATGAAAGGGCTCATAATTGGACTTGTTTTCTTATTGGTCTTTCTTGCAATTCGCGTTCTCTCAGTCTTTGTGACAGTGAAGTACTTTATCCCTGATTTTTGGAAAAATAGATTATCCATATCCATGTCTCTGCTTCCTACATTGATTTTCGGACTTGTAATTGTATCGATTCTAAGAGAGAGATTTGATGTCTCTCCTGAGATTCTATCAGGCCTCATTGTCTATACAGTCGTCTCAAGCTTGATTCCATCCTTTGTGTTTGAGAAAGCTCCACCGGTCTTTCACGATACGAGTATGGGAAGATAA
- the acs gene encoding acetate--CoA ligase, producing MEWTIKSLDQYNTDYQRSLNDTENYWAQIAKTFTWHKEWDSVLSGDLSNADVQWFKNGQLNITENCLDRHLKDKGDKVALLYVGNDPLEKEVRYTYKELHEAVCKSANMLKSLGVTKGDRVCLYMSMVPELLISVLACARIGAIHSVVFGGFSSSALASRIEDADCKLLITNDAGFRGNKIIELKEIADEALTLDQCQCIEKVLVHKRVGNEVQMKEGRDVWWHDLYEKSSSDCPAEVMDSEDPLFILYTSGSTGKPKGVKHTCGGYMVWASYTFENVFQMKDEDVYWCSADIGWITGHSYITYGPLLNGATTTMFEGVPTWPDAGRFWEIIEKYKISHFYTAPTAIRALMGKGDEWVNKYDLSSLKVLGSVGEPINEEAWEWYNEVVGKKNCPIVDTWWQTETGGIMITSFAGVTEGKPCFATRPMPGIEPVLLDENGKEVTGNPAEGNLCVKKPWPGMLRSVWGDHERFKQTYLSAYPGHYFTGDGAKRDEEGLYRITGRVDDVLNVSGHRIGTAEVEDAIDEHPEVIETAVVGYPHDVKGQGIYAFLIVRSEQNEDDLREEIRAEVTKHIGPIAKPDKIQIVQGLPKTRSGKIMRRILRKLAAGEFNSLGDTSTLLDPSVVEEIKKGLR from the coding sequence ATGGAATGGACAATCAAATCACTGGATCAGTACAACACTGATTATCAACGCTCTTTAAATGATACTGAAAACTACTGGGCTCAAATTGCTAAAACATTTACTTGGCACAAAGAATGGGACTCTGTTTTAAGCGGAGATCTAAGTAACGCCGATGTTCAATGGTTCAAAAATGGGCAGTTGAATATTACTGAAAATTGTCTCGATAGGCATCTTAAAGACAAGGGCGACAAAGTTGCACTTCTCTATGTTGGCAATGACCCATTAGAAAAAGAAGTTCGTTATACTTATAAAGAGTTACATGAAGCAGTTTGTAAGTCGGCCAACATGCTAAAGTCTCTTGGAGTTACTAAAGGCGATAGAGTTTGTCTCTATATGTCGATGGTTCCAGAACTTCTAATCTCTGTTCTCGCTTGTGCTCGAATCGGTGCCATACACTCCGTTGTCTTTGGAGGATTTTCATCTTCCGCTCTTGCAAGTCGTATTGAAGATGCTGACTGTAAGCTTCTTATTACTAATGATGCCGGATTTCGTGGAAATAAAATTATTGAATTAAAAGAAATTGCTGATGAAGCACTAACTCTTGATCAGTGCCAATGCATTGAAAAGGTACTTGTTCATAAGCGTGTTGGAAACGAAGTGCAAATGAAAGAGGGGCGCGATGTGTGGTGGCACGATCTCTATGAGAAGAGCTCATCTGATTGTCCAGCTGAAGTGATGGACTCAGAGGACCCTTTGTTTATTCTCTACACATCAGGTTCTACAGGAAAGCCTAAGGGTGTTAAGCACACTTGTGGTGGTTACATGGTGTGGGCAAGCTATACGTTCGAAAATGTTTTTCAAATGAAAGATGAAGATGTTTATTGGTGTAGCGCTGACATTGGTTGGATCACAGGACATAGTTATATTACATATGGCCCACTTTTAAATGGTGCTACGACAACGATGTTTGAGGGGGTTCCTACTTGGCCAGACGCTGGTCGCTTCTGGGAGATTATTGAAAAGTATAAAATATCTCACTTCTATACGGCCCCGACTGCAATTCGTGCGCTTATGGGTAAAGGAGACGAGTGGGTAAATAAGTATGATCTTTCCTCATTAAAGGTTCTTGGAAGTGTTGGTGAACCAATTAATGAAGAGGCCTGGGAGTGGTATAACGAAGTTGTTGGCAAGAAGAATTGTCCAATTGTTGATACTTGGTGGCAAACTGAAACTGGTGGAATCATGATTACTTCCTTCGCTGGTGTTACTGAGGGCAAACCTTGTTTTGCTACGAGACCAATGCCAGGGATTGAGCCGGTGTTATTAGATGAAAATGGAAAAGAAGTTACTGGAAATCCAGCTGAAGGAAATCTCTGTGTGAAAAAACCGTGGCCTGGAATGCTTCGCTCGGTTTGGGGTGACCACGAAAGATTTAAGCAGACTTATTTATCTGCCTATCCTGGACATTATTTCACTGGAGATGGTGCAAAAAGAGATGAAGAAGGCCTTTATCGAATAACTGGACGTGTTGACGATGTTCTCAACGTTTCTGGTCACCGCATTGGAACAGCTGAAGTTGAAGATGCAATTGATGAGCATCCTGAGGTTATTGAGACAGCGGTTGTTGGCTATCCACACGATGTTAAAGGACAAGGAATTTATGCCTTTCTCATTGTGAGAAGTGAGCAAAACGAAGATGATCTCAGAGAAGAGATTAGGGCCGAGGTCACTAAACACATTGGTCCAATTGCAAAGCCTGATAAAATTCAAATTGTCCAGGGTCTTCCTAAGACACGTTCAGGAAAGATTATGAGACGAATTCTTCGCAAACTTGCTGCGGGGGAGTTTAATAGTCTTGGTGACACATCAACTCTCTTGGATCCAAGTGTTGTTGAAGAAATCAAAAAAGGCCTTCGTTAA
- a CDS encoding trypsin-like serine peptidase: MLRVALLLLVLNTQAFSMDKVLYGEDNRRDWFELSMQEKLLTRKVAAMIPKNFLSELTDGTYTYTAKLPTLLGKKKLCRDVPYYDQTSLSDCSGFLVAPDLLITAGHCVSEIENSCSNYSWVFSYNLYGPNRLNYNMPRHDVYHCKEVVKAKTQTRLDYALIRLDRPAEQRSPMKLNRTVKVQPGMEVATIGHPLGLPTKYADDGVVLNRSSDYLFSVNLDTFAGNSGSPVFDPKTGDVFGILVRGKIDFAEDYDRSIGVCYTLNRCNEQARNCSEPDRLLGEQVVNIKKVLEEISLE, translated from the coding sequence ATGCTACGTGTCGCACTACTGTTACTTGTTCTTAATACTCAAGCTTTTTCTATGGATAAAGTTCTCTATGGAGAAGATAATCGCAGAGACTGGTTTGAGCTTTCGATGCAGGAAAAGTTATTAACGAGGAAAGTCGCTGCCATGATTCCTAAGAACTTTCTCAGCGAATTGACCGATGGCACATACACCTATACGGCAAAACTTCCAACGTTACTCGGTAAGAAAAAACTCTGTCGAGACGTTCCTTATTATGATCAAACTTCTCTTTCCGACTGTAGTGGTTTTCTTGTTGCACCTGATCTTTTAATCACTGCTGGCCACTGCGTATCAGAAATTGAAAATTCATGTTCAAATTATTCATGGGTCTTTAGCTACAATCTCTATGGCCCAAATCGTCTCAATTATAATATGCCTCGCCACGATGTTTACCACTGTAAAGAAGTAGTAAAAGCAAAGACGCAAACGAGACTTGATTACGCGCTCATTCGTCTTGATCGCCCAGCAGAACAAAGAAGCCCTATGAAGCTTAATAGAACAGTTAAAGTTCAGCCTGGCATGGAAGTGGCGACGATTGGCCACCCGCTTGGTCTTCCTACTAAGTATGCTGATGATGGAGTTGTTTTAAATAGAAGCTCTGATTATTTGTTTTCAGTGAATCTCGATACGTTTGCAGGAAATTCTGGTTCACCAGTTTTTGATCCTAAAACTGGGGATGTGTTCGGAATTCTCGTACGCGGAAAAATTGATTTCGCCGAAGACTATGATCGTTCTATTGGAGTATGCTACACTTTGAATCGCTGTAACGAACAAGCGAGAAATTGTAGCGAACCTGACCGTCTTTTAGGTGAACAGGTTGTGAATATTAAAAAAGTTCTAGAGGAGATTAGCTTAGAATGA
- a CDS encoding methyl-accepting chemotaxis protein, which produces MGLQSKVLTVLVIIFISLTSGIIYLNHQGEKAFVESVVEQQTHHTVDQYFDSVNTLMITGAMDDREVLRNKILERKEIIDARIIRGSEVSKVFGPGFDHELAKDELDKKALQGNDFSFIKENEKGIRVLTVIKPFRALKNYRGTNCLECHEVKEGTVLGAVRISYNLNDLDAQIDSNTMDTAKLMAFLFFMALILIAFILRLLIIKRITLFKTSLDQMSKNFDLTTRISDTKSKDEIAKMAISFNQMIESFHSGMRQVENATRELISGSQEIARLTENTKEAIFSQQDETNKVASAMTEMSTTAKQVASNAHEAKIATETANDQATQGSKQAESVQSKISTLTSYVEDTTKRMENLEMQSSKITEVIDMINEITTKTQHLSINAAVEAARAGVHGRGFVVVAEEIGELAQQTKQSTNQIQEITQALKDTILSTAEIMRETKNVAQEGNEQVVLSTNALMTIAKEVSNVNEFNSHISIAASEQSSASDDIDSNLQIIMDLNNQTSQSAVKMEEVGEQFSTMAENLKLLISKFKL; this is translated from the coding sequence ATGGGTCTTCAGTCAAAAGTTTTAACTGTTCTTGTTATTATTTTTATCTCGCTAACAAGTGGTATTATCTATCTTAATCACCAAGGAGAGAAGGCCTTCGTTGAAAGCGTCGTAGAACAGCAAACCCACCATACCGTTGATCAATACTTTGATAGCGTGAACACATTAATGATTACAGGGGCCATGGATGATCGTGAAGTGCTTCGTAATAAAATATTAGAAAGAAAAGAAATTATAGATGCGCGTATCATTAGAGGTAGCGAGGTTTCAAAAGTCTTTGGTCCAGGATTTGATCACGAGCTTGCTAAAGACGAGCTAGATAAAAAAGCACTCCAAGGGAATGACTTTTCTTTTATTAAAGAAAATGAAAAAGGAATAAGAGTTCTCACCGTTATAAAACCTTTTAGAGCACTTAAAAACTATAGAGGAACAAATTGTCTTGAATGCCATGAGGTAAAAGAAGGAACAGTTCTTGGGGCAGTTAGAATCTCTTACAATTTAAATGATCTCGATGCGCAAATTGATTCAAACACAATGGATACAGCAAAACTAATGGCCTTCCTCTTTTTTATGGCCTTAATTCTCATTGCCTTCATCTTACGTCTTCTCATCATCAAAAGAATTACCCTCTTTAAAACTTCTTTGGATCAAATGAGTAAGAACTTTGACCTTACGACAAGAATCAGTGATACAAAGTCAAAAGATGAAATAGCAAAAATGGCGATCTCATTTAACCAAATGATTGAAAGTTTTCATAGCGGAATGAGACAAGTAGAAAATGCGACAAGAGAGCTCATTAGTGGAAGCCAAGAGATTGCGAGATTAACAGAGAATACGAAAGAAGCGATTTTCTCGCAACAAGATGAGACCAATAAAGTTGCAAGTGCAATGACAGAAATGAGCACGACGGCCAAGCAAGTGGCTTCAAATGCTCATGAAGCAAAAATTGCAACAGAAACAGCAAATGATCAGGCTACACAAGGGTCAAAGCAAGCAGAGTCAGTTCAATCAAAGATTAGTACTCTCACCTCTTATGTTGAAGATACAACTAAGCGCATGGAAAACCTTGAGATGCAAAGTTCTAAAATCACAGAGGTCATCGATATGATCAATGAGATTACAACTAAAACTCAACACCTCTCAATTAATGCCGCTGTCGAAGCTGCTCGAGCGGGAGTACACGGAAGAGGCTTTGTCGTCGTGGCCGAAGAGATCGGAGAACTTGCTCAGCAAACGAAGCAATCAACAAACCAGATTCAAGAGATCACACAAGCTCTTAAAGATACTATTCTCTCTACGGCAGAAATTATGAGAGAAACAAAGAATGTCGCGCAAGAAGGTAATGAACAAGTTGTTCTCTCAACAAATGCTCTTATGACAATTGCTAAGGAAGTTTCAAACGTTAACGAATTCAACTCTCACATTTCAATCGCAGCAAGTGAACAAAGTAGTGCCTCTGATGATATTGACTCTAATCTACAAATTATTATGGATCTCAATAATCAAACATCTCAAAGTGCAGTAAAGATGGAAGAAGTTGGCGAGCAATTCTCAACAATGGCCGAAAACCTTAAACTCTTAATTTCGAAATTTAAACTATAG
- a CDS encoding rhomboid family intramembrane serine protease → MNNGSPQFQMPPITKTNKILMIGVVALFLLNSLLLKFSGFSLLGIFGLSPVKLLSGHIYQLVTYPLVNSSLMSVIFDCLLLWFLGCELERMWGTRRYLNFILTTIVGAGILYTVIMSLFFSGNMIAMYPFSGLGGLASAMCVAYAVLFPTRLFSFMMIFPIQAKYFCLILIGMSLYSGFFTPGGAGAWGQLGAMLCGFLWMIFVANKGGGLPKFGNKKKSRPKSRANLHIVKDEDEKPPRYWQ, encoded by the coding sequence ATGAATAACGGATCACCACAATTTCAAATGCCACCAATTACAAAGACCAATAAGATTCTTATGATTGGCGTTGTTGCGCTCTTTCTTTTGAATTCACTGTTATTAAAATTTAGTGGTTTTAGTTTGCTTGGAATCTTTGGGCTCTCACCTGTTAAGTTGCTTTCTGGTCACATTTATCAGCTCGTTACTTATCCCTTGGTGAACTCGTCTTTAATGAGTGTCATTTTTGATTGCCTACTTCTATGGTTTCTTGGATGTGAGCTTGAGAGAATGTGGGGGACACGCCGCTATTTGAATTTTATTCTAACGACTATTGTGGGAGCTGGGATTCTTTACACTGTTATCATGAGCCTCTTTTTTTCAGGTAATATGATTGCAATGTATCCATTTTCAGGACTCGGTGGGTTGGCCAGTGCTATGTGTGTGGCCTATGCGGTTCTTTTTCCGACACGCCTATTTAGTTTTATGATGATCTTTCCTATTCAGGCTAAATACTTTTGTTTGATTCTTATTGGAATGTCTCTTTATTCTGGCTTTTTTACTCCTGGTGGAGCGGGGGCCTGGGGTCAATTGGGAGCGATGCTCTGTGGTTTTCTATGGATGATTTTTGTGGCCAATAAAGGCGGTGGGCTGCCAAAGTTTGGAAATAAGAAGAAGTCGAGACCAAAAAGTAGAGCTAATTTGCACATTGTTAAAGATGAGGATGAAAAACCTCCACGCTATTGGCAATAG